The sequence CACAAAACAGCACCCTGAATCCTAAATCCAGCACGTTCAAGATCCTGCCAGGCGTTTATACAGGTGGCACCACCCATACTGGAACCAAACAGGGCAATCCGGTTTGATGTAACCCCCATTTCAAAAACATGGCCCGCTGCCGCACAAAAATCCCTGGCGCGCGTTTCAATACTGGTGTCCTTAATAAAGCTCCCCTGGCTGTCGCCGCATCCCCTGTGGTCAAAACGGAAAAAGGCAATATTATTTGCAGGCAGCACCTTTGACAAAAGCATCTGTTTGGCAGAATTTTGGCTGCCTTCAAGACCGTGGGAGCCCACAACAAGGGGCGGCATGGGGCATTGGGGAAGATGAAGGGTACCTTCCAAGGTTAATCCATCAACCGTAAAATTTGTTTCAATTATTTTCATCTTGTCTTTAAGCTCATATTTTTGTATGTTTACCGACTTTTTCAACAATTTAACCATACATAACCATAAGATATAGTATAAAATGCCCGTTAAAAAAAGAAAAACCTACGAACTTGACATCATTGACCTTGCCTTTGGGGGTAAGGGTCTGGCTAAACCCGATGGCTTTCCCGTGTTTGTGGACCGTTGCGTTCCCGGAGACCGGGTTTTTGTAAAAATTTTCAAAAAAAAGAAATCCTGGGCCGAAGGCCGGTTGATCAATATTGTCACCCCTTCGCCCCTGCGCCAGGAAGCAAGATGCGAATATAATCGGTTTTGCGGGGGCTGCAAATGGCAGCAACTGCCTTACGAGCGCCAGCTTGAATACAAAAAGCGCCATGTTGTCGAGTCCCTGGCACATATCGGGCGCTTAAAAGATGTCCGGGTGACCGATGTTGTACCGTCGGATTACATCTACGAATACCGGAATAAAATGGAATTTTCCTGTTCCGCCATGCGCTGGCTCATGCCGGAGGAACTGGCAGATGAATCCGTTAAAAAAGGTTTTGGCATTGGGCTGCATGTCCCGGGTACTTTTGACAAGGTGATTGATATTCACACCTGTCATATCATGCCGGCCCTGGGCAATGAAATTTTAGAGGTCATCCGTGGCTTTGTGGCCGAATCCGGGCTTGGGGCATATCACCTGCGTAAACACGAAGGATTCTGGCGTTTTGTCATGCTAAGACATTCCGTGGCCCGGGATCAGTGGATGGTCAATCTTGTGACCAGTGAAAAAAGGTCTGAGGTCATTGAATCCTTAAGTAAACAGCTTGTGGAAAAATTCAGTCAAATACGTTGCATTGTCAATAATATTACAGATTCGCGATCCGGGGTCTCTACGGGTAAGGAAGAGATCCTCATGCATGGAGAAGATCATCTGATCGAAAAACTCGGGGGGTATCAATTTAAGATTTCGGCCAACTCTTTTTTTCAGACAAATACCCGGGCCTGTGAAAAACTGTATGCAAAAGTCAGTGAATATGCGGACCTTGACGGATCCCAGACGGTTCTGGATCTGTATTCAGGCACCGGAACCATTCCCATCTGGCTTTCCGGCCAGGCAAAAAAAATATACGGAATTGAAATTGTCCACTCTGCTGTGGTCGATGCAAGGGAAAATGTAAGTTTGAACGGCATTGATAACTGTACCTTTTTGGAAGGAGACATCAAGGACGTTTTTAGACAGGTGCCTGAAACGCCGGATGTGATCATCATTGATCCGCCCAGGGTGGGCATGCACAAGGATGTGGTGGGGCACGTGTTAGCCCATTCTCCCGACAAAATAGTCTATGTCTCCTGCAACCCTGCAACCCTTGCCAGGGATCTTGAAATGCTTGCATCGCGTTACGCCGTGCTGGAAGTAACACCTGTGGATATGTTTCCCCACACCTATCATATTGAATCCGTGGCATTGCTTGTGAAAAAAAACTAATTTAACCCATGGATAGAATGGCGTCGCCCAAGGCTTTACCGCCGTCGTCGTCATCACCTATTTTAGGTTCACTGAACAAGCAGCTTAAAATAAGCATATCTTCATTTTTTTCAGTTGTGACTTTATATGGCTGCTTGTGAAAAAGGTTGATC comes from uncultured Desulfobacter sp. and encodes:
- a CDS encoding alpha/beta hydrolase is translated as MKIIETNFTVDGLTLEGTLHLPQCPMPPLVVGSHGLEGSQNSAKQMLLSKVLPANNIAFFRFDHRGCGDSQGSFIKDTSIETRARDFCAAAGHVFEMGVTSNRIALFGSSMGGATCINAWQDLERAGFRIQGAVLCASPVNTRTIKRIPLAGNDTRPALSLEFFKENLLYDLSDQAKALHHVMIFHGSADEVVPVENADILYAAIQPPKEKILHDGGDHQMTNRAHQQDFEQKMIAWYKSVFM
- the rlmD gene encoding 23S rRNA (uracil(1939)-C(5))-methyltransferase RlmD, which codes for MPVKKRKTYELDIIDLAFGGKGLAKPDGFPVFVDRCVPGDRVFVKIFKKKKSWAEGRLINIVTPSPLRQEARCEYNRFCGGCKWQQLPYERQLEYKKRHVVESLAHIGRLKDVRVTDVVPSDYIYEYRNKMEFSCSAMRWLMPEELADESVKKGFGIGLHVPGTFDKVIDIHTCHIMPALGNEILEVIRGFVAESGLGAYHLRKHEGFWRFVMLRHSVARDQWMVNLVTSEKRSEVIESLSKQLVEKFSQIRCIVNNITDSRSGVSTGKEEILMHGEDHLIEKLGGYQFKISANSFFQTNTRACEKLYAKVSEYADLDGSQTVLDLYSGTGTIPIWLSGQAKKIYGIEIVHSAVVDARENVSLNGIDNCTFLEGDIKDVFRQVPETPDVIIIDPPRVGMHKDVVGHVLAHSPDKIVYVSCNPATLARDLEMLASRYAVLEVTPVDMFPHTYHIESVALLVKKN